A part of Cucumis sativus cultivar 9930 unplaced genomic scaffold, Cucumber_9930_V3 scaffold46, whole genome shotgun sequence genomic DNA contains:
- the LOC116405925 gene encoding pentatricopeptide repeat-containing protein At4g35130, chloroplastic-like, whose protein sequence is MREVRVEHDGFTLPIVNQVTMSIWVDVAYAGMVHCVGIRMGFSSDLYFCNTMMEVYGKCGCMVSARDVFDEMPNRDLVSWTSMISAYVNGGDVFCALDIFEGMRRELEPNSVTVMVMLQACCATQYLVLGRLLQCYVVKNGLLFDTHLQNSFLRMYSRLGRQDEFGVFFSEIDFKNAVSWNILMSFYSSMGDIVKVVDILNKIMGEVPLSIETLTILISGIATSDSRCLMLGENLHSLAIKSGLYDGILCTSLLGMYAKFGELENSTSLFKEIPNRSIVTWGAMMSSFIQNGHFDDAVDIFKQMQVAGLKPSVGILKHLIDAYAFLGALQLGKAIHCCLIRIYGFVVCNTRLETSVLNMYVRCGSIASARKCFDLIIIKDVVAWTSMIEGYGAHGLGVDALNLFHQMTSEEVTPNNVTFLSLLSACSHSGLVSEGCEIFYSMRSRFNIKPDLETLTCFVDLLSRINKSKRAFAIILRMTSLCDGRIWVCSYGCLPGYGDNKIANYAAHSFLN, encoded by the coding sequence ATGAGGGAGGTGAGAGTTGAGCACGATGGTTTTACGCTTCCGATCGTTAATCAAGTCACTATGTCGATTTGGGTTGATGTAGCCTATGCGGGAATGGTTCACTGTGTTGGAATTAGAATGGGGTTTAGTTCTGATTTGTATTTCTGTAATACCATGATGGAGGTTTATGGAAAATGTGGGTGTATGGTTTCTGCTCGTGACgtatttgatgaaatgcctaACAGAGACTTGGTTTCTTGGACATCGATGATTTCAGCATATGTTAACGGTGGTGATGTATTTTGTGCTTTGGATATTTTTGAGGGAATGAGAAGGGAGTTGGAGCCGAACTCGGTGACAGTAATGGTGATGCTGCAAGCTTGTTGTGCGACTCAATATTTGGTTCTGGGAAGGCTGCTTCAATGTTATGTGGTTAAGAATGGTTTATTGTTTGATACACATCTGCAGAATTCGTTCTTGCGAATGTATAGTCGACTGGGTAGGCAGGATGAATTTGGGGTTTTTTTCTCTGAAATTGATTTCAAGAATGCTGTGTCTTGGAATATTTTAATGTCTTTTTATTCCTCCATGGGGGATATTGTGAAGGTTGTGGACatcttaaacaaaatcatgGGTGAAGTTCCTCTCAGCATCGAGACATTAACCATACTAATATCAGGAATTGCAACATCTGATTCCAGGTGTCTGATGCTAGGTGAAAATCTACATTCCTTGGCAATTAAAAGTGGTCTTTATGATGGTATTCTGTGTACTTCTTTGTTGGGTATGTACGCCAAGTTTGGTGAGTTGGAAAATTCAACTAGCTTGTTTAAGGAAATCCCCAATAGAAGCATTGTTACTTGGGGGGCCATGATGTCTAGTTTTATTCAGAATGGACATTTTGATGATGCAGTTGATATCTTCAAGCAAATGCAAGTTGCTGGCTTGAAACCCAGTGTTGGAATTTTGAAACACTTAATTGATGCTTATGCCTTTTTGGGTGCTCTGCAGTTGGGGAAAGCAATACATTGTTGCCTCATTCGAATCTATGGATTTGTGGTATGTAATACACGCTTAGAAACATCTGTCCTGAACATGTATGTAAGATGTGGGAGCATTGCTTCTGCCAGGAAATGCTTTGACTTGATCATAATTAAAGATGTTGTTGCGTGGACTTCCATGATTGAGGGATATGGTGCTCATGGACTTGGTGTTGACGCCCTCAATCTTTTCCACCAAATGACGAGTGAAGAAGTGACCCCAAATAATGTCACATTCTTAAGCCTGTTATCTGCCTGTAGTCACTCTGGCCTTGTTAGTGAGGGCTGTGAAATCTTTTATTCAATGAGGTCAAGGTTCAACATTAAGCCTGATTTAGAGACACTAACTTGTTTTGTTGATCTTTTGAGTAGAATCAACAAGAGTAAGAGAGCGTTTGCAATTATATTGAGAATGACAAGTCTCTGTGATGGCAGGATTTGGGTGTGCTCTTATGGGTGCCTGCCGGGGTATGGAGATAATAAAATAGCTAACTATGCTGCACACAGCTTCTTGAATTAG